A genome region from Mycobacterium florentinum includes the following:
- a CDS encoding SHOCT domain-containing protein: MTSRRLAKVSLATAILMMVVAVGGFIVTLVLNAFFLDKYNAYGEVPIPGNASLYLPAGEVTVSLHAVVISGPDGGGLPVPPLGVTITPPDGVAQPSMTESIGSTTTVNNDAHVRVWVARIPTAGTYNITTDGQVNGFIAPRLAFGHSSSYGFLVWVFVAMFVAGLLDSIVSGWWLSRTRRKVAAAFVAGAHQVAPPTTAYEPSDEGVRVERLKTLAALRDSGALTEEEFQTEKRRILEGH, encoded by the coding sequence ATGACCAGCAGACGGCTCGCGAAAGTTTCGCTGGCGACCGCGATCCTGATGATGGTCGTGGCGGTCGGCGGTTTCATCGTCACGCTGGTACTCAACGCGTTTTTCCTGGACAAATACAACGCCTACGGCGAGGTGCCGATCCCCGGCAACGCCAGCTTGTATCTGCCCGCCGGCGAAGTCACCGTCAGCCTGCACGCCGTGGTGATCAGCGGTCCCGACGGCGGCGGCCTGCCGGTGCCGCCGCTCGGGGTGACGATCACCCCGCCCGATGGGGTCGCGCAGCCGTCGATGACCGAAAGTATCGGCAGCACAACAACTGTTAACAATGATGCACATGTGCGGGTGTGGGTGGCCCGGATTCCCACGGCGGGGACCTACAACATCACGACCGACGGCCAGGTCAACGGATTCATCGCGCCGCGACTGGCGTTCGGCCACTCCAGTTCCTACGGCTTTCTGGTGTGGGTGTTCGTGGCGATGTTCGTTGCGGGACTGCTCGATTCGATCGTGTCGGGGTGGTGGCTGTCGCGCACCCGGCGCAAGGTGGCCGCGGCCTTCGTCGCGGGGGCACATCAGGTTGCGCCGCCGACTACGGCGTATGAGCCCAGTGACGAGGGCGTCCGCGTCGAGCGACTCAAAACGCTGGCGGCACTGCGGGATTCCGGAGCCCTGACCGAAGAAGAGTTCCAGACCGAGAAACGGCGGATCCTCGAAGGCCACTGA